A segment of the Mangrovimonas sp. YM274 genome:
GGTGTCTAGATTAAAAATGCGTTTAATGACCTTGTTATTGTCGGCCAAGATCTTATCGTTCATCCTACTTCTGTAGTCGTTGAACTCGTTTACTAAATCAGCCATTTTACTTTGTTTGTCGTTTTTGTTTTTTAATAACTATTGCCGAAATATAGATGCTAACCTGGTAAAGAAGCAAAATAGGGATGGCCACAATAACTTGACTAGCAATGTCTGGAGGCGTAATGATAGCCGAAAGAATCAACACCAAAACTAGGGCGAACTTGCGATATTTTTTTAGGAACTGTGGCGTTACCAAACCAACTTTTGTTAAAAAATAAATGATAATAGGCAACTCAAATACAAAACCAGAGGCTAAGGAGGAGGATCTTACCAAAGCCACATAGGAGCTGATGTCTATTTCATTGGAAATTTCTGTACTCACGTTATAGGTTCCTAAGAAATTGATGGATAATGGTGTTACCACATAATAACCAAACAACACGCCTAAAAAGAACAGTAATGAGGTAATGACAATAAAACCACGGGAATGTTTTCTTTCGCTAGGGTGTAATCCCGGGCTAATAAAATGCCATAGTTGATAGACCACATATGGGAATGCTATGATGAGGCCAGCATAGATGGAGGTCCAAATATGGGCAGAAAACTGTCCTCCCATGGTACGGTTTTGAATTCTAAAGGGAAGCTCTTCTGCACAAAACGTTGTATCAATACCAATAAATTGAGAAATTTGACAGAGGTATTTATAAGTTGGGAAACTCATTTTTTTAGGTCCAAAAATGATGGTGTCAAAAATAAAGTCGCTCATTAAAAAAGCGACCACACCTCCCAAAAGTATGGCCAAGGTAGCCCGTATTAAATGCCATCTTAAATCTTCTAAGTGATCTAAGAAAGACATTTCGTTTACATTCTTTTTTGTCATTAGATAATTCCTTCTTTTATCAGGTCATGTAAATGTACCACGCCGGCGTACTTGCCATGCTCTTCTACTAACAATTGGGAAATGCCATTGGCTTCCATAAGCTCCATAGCATCTACCGCCATAGCGTTGGCTTTGATGTGTTTAGGGTTGTGACTCATAATGTCCTTAGCTGTAAGATGTATAAATGAGTCATTTTTGGATAGCATACGTCTCAAGTCTCCGTCGGTAATGATTCCTATGATTTGGTCGTCTTCAACCACGGCAGTAACTCCCAACATTTTTTCGGATATTTCAATGATGACTTCTTTTACATTGGTATCTGGAGTTACTTGCGGCTTTTGGTTTAAAGAGGAAAGATCACTAACTCTTAGGTACAACCGTTTGCCCAAAGCACCTCCTGGGTGGTATTTGGCGAAGTCCTTACTAGTAAATTCTCGAAGTTCCAACAAGCAGATGGCCAAGGCATCACCAATAACCAATTGGGCCGTGGTACTGGTAGTAGGGGCCAAATTGTTAGGGCAGGCTTCATGTTCTACATAGGCATTTAAAATGTAATCCGCCTGTTGGCCCAAAAAGGAACTCTCATTACCGGTAATAGCGATCATTTTGTTTTTGGCATTTTTAATAAGAGGCACCAAAACCTTAATCTCCGGTGTGTTTCCACTTTTGGAAATACATATCACAATATCATCTTCCAATATCAAACCCAAATCACCATGAATGGCATCGGCAGCATGCATAAATACAGCCGGAGTTCCGGTAGAATTTAGTGTTGCTACAATTTTATTGGCAATAATGGCACTTTTTCCTATTCCGGTAATAATAACACGTCCTTTGGAGTTATATATTAAAGACACAGCATCGGCAAAATCGTCATTGAGCAATTTACCTAGGTTGTCTATGGCATCCCGCTCTAAATCAATGGTTCTTTTCGCCGTTTTGAGGATGTCGCTTTTTATGTTCAAAATTTATTAATTTTATGGTTTGAAGCGGTTAAAGAAATTCATATCTTTAATCAAATGCAAATGTATATAAAATACTAATAGGGATTAATGAGTATCAAAGAAATTGACTTGCATTCAGCACTTAAGCAGTACTTTGGGTTTTCAAAATTCAAGGGGTTGCAAGAGCCTGTAATTCAAAGTATTGTTGATGGCCATAATACCTTTGTGATTATGCCTACGGGTGGCGGGAAGTCGTTATGCTATCAACTTCCAGCTTTGATCAAGGAGGGAACAGCTATTATTGTATCGCCATTAATTGCGTTAATGAAGAACCAAGTTGACGCTATTAGGGGGATTTCGGATAATGAAGGCATCGCACATGTGTTGAATTCATCACTTAACAAAACAGAAGTTCGCCGCGTAAAATCGGATATTTCAAGCGGTATTACCAAATTATTATATGTAGCGCCAGAGTCGTTGACCAAGGAAGATAACGTAGAGTTTTTACGCTCGGTACCTATTTCCTTTATGGCGGTAGATGAAGCCCACTGTATCAGTGAGTGGGGACATGACTTTAGACCTGAATACCGTAATTTAAGGCACATTATTAAACGTATTGGGGAAAATATTCCCATTATAGGGTTGACCGCTACGGCTACACCAAAGGTTCAGGAAGATATCCTGAAAAGTTTAGACATTACGGATGCTAATTTATTTAAAGCTTCCTTTAATCGTCCAAACTTGTATTATGAAGTACGCCCCAAGACCAAACAAGTGGATGCGGATATCATTCGGTTTATCAAACAGAACGAAGGTAAATCGGGGATTGTGTATTGTTTGAGTAGAAAGCGTGTGGAAGAATTGGCCCAGGTGCTTCAGGTAAATGGTATTAAAGCGGTGCCGTATCATGCGGGGCTTGATCCTAAGACAAGGGTAAAACACCAGGACATGTTCTTGATGGAAGATGTGGATGTGGTTGTGGCTACCATTGCTTTTGGAATGGGGATTGACAAACCAGATGTGCGTTTTGTGATCCACCATGACATGCCAAAAAGTATTGAAAGTTATTATCAGGAAACTGGTAGGGCAGGACGTGATGGTGGCGAAGGTCATTGTTTGGCGTTTTATGCCTATAAGGATATTGAAAAACTAGAAAAGTTCATGGCCGGAAAGCCGGTGGCTGAACAGGAAATTGGACACGCTCTATTGCAAGAGGTCGTTGCCTTTGCGGAAAGTTCGGTGTCGCGCCGTAAATTCATTCTACATTATTTTGGTGAAGAATTTGATAATGCCACGGGTGAGGGAGGTGATATGGATGATAATGTACGCCATCCGAAGAAACAACACGAAGCCCAAGATGATGTGGTGACCATTTTGGAAACGGTTCAAAAAACTAATGAAAAATATAAGGCCAAGGATTTAGTTCAAGTTTTGTTAGGGCGTTCCAATGCCTTGATTGCTTCGCATAAAACGGATGAACAGCCCTTTTTTGGAATTGGTAGCCATCACGATAAACGCTATTGGATGGCTTTGATACGTCAGTTGTTGGTGGCAGGATATTTAAAGAAAGACATCGAAACTTATGGGGTAATGCGTTTGTCAAAAGAAGGGAAGGCGTATTTAAAGGACCCTATCTCCTTTATGATGACTGAAGACCATGTGTTTGATGAGACTACCGATGATAGCATTGTAACTACGGCTAAATCGAGTGCCGCTGTTGCTGATGCCAATTTAATGGGAATGCTTAAGGACTTGCGTAAGCGCAACGCAAAGAAATTGGGCGTGCCGCCTTTTGTGATTTTCCAAGATCCTTCTTTGGAGGATATGGCCCTTAAATATCCTATGACTATTGAAGAGCTGAGCTATGTTCATGGGGTAGGAGAAGGAAAGGCTAAAAAATATGGGAAAGATTTTATCGAGTTGATTGCCCGTTATGTGGAGGAAAACGATATCATCCGTCCTGACGATATGGTGGTGAAAAGTACAGGAACCAATTCAGCCTTAAAACTTTTTATCATTCAAAACGTGGATAGAAAGTTGCCATTGGATGACATTGCGGCTTCCAAAGGCATGAATATGGGGGAGTTTATCAAGGAGATGGAAGCCATTGTGTATTCGGGGACGAAACTGAACATCGACTATTGGATTGATGAAATTTTGGATGAAGACCAGCAGGAGGAAATCCATGAGTACTTTATGGATTCTGAAACCGATAAAATCTCCGACGCCATCGAGGAGTTTGATGGAGATTACGACGATGAGGAATTACGACTGTATCGTATTAAGTTTATCAGTGAGGTAGCTAATTAAATAGTGTTCCTTAATAGTAAACAGTGAATAGTGAAAAGTAAATAGAAAAGGGAGCTAAGAGCTCCCTTTTTGTTGCATTTATGTCATTCCCTTAAAGGAGAAATCCCATTAAAGGTAAATGGATTCTTCATTTCGTTTCACTCCATTCTGAAGCCGAAGATTCGGTGCGGTCAATGACGATATTGTTTTTAAGCTTCTTTTGAAGGCTTATAGATATCAAAAGGAATGCGGTGTTTTTTGGCTTCCAACAACAAACTTTTGATGTTCGATTTTTTGAATTTAGCCATATCTTCTTTTTCAATGGCAAAATCGATGCGTGTGATGCTTCGGTTGGAAACGTTGGAATGTTCAGATTCCAATTCTTCCATATCCGAAGTCATGACCATTTTGAAATCTTTCCCATTAATGGTCAATCGTGCTCCTTTAATGGTTTTGATATGAAAACTTCCAACGATAATGGTCTGAAAAAAATGGTAGCCTCCCAATTCATTGAACCCTGCATAGCAAACATTCTCAGTTCCTAAGGCAAAAGGTTCATCCTCGATATCGTTGATAATGTTTTGGGTATAATCGTCAGCGTGCAATTTTTCCATGTTTTTGGAGTCTCCAAAGGCCGCTTTTAGTTTGGTAAGTGAAAATTTCATAGGTATCTGTTAGATCATTGCAAATCTAGGTTTTCAAACAGGCCTTTCCAAAAAGTATTAGTGCTAAATGCCGTCTGTTTTTCTAAAGCGTTTTTTCATCTTTTAGACAATGCATCTTCTTCAGGGAAGCTTTCTGCTTCAACCATAGTTTAGTATCTTTGCGCATCGAAACAAAATACAAAGACAATGCAAGACGGTTTATACGCAAAATTTAATACAAGCAAAGGCGACATTTTGGTTGCTTTAGAATTTGAAAAAGTACCGGGAACGGTAGGGAACTTTGTAGCCTTGGCAGAAGGAAATTTGGAAAATTCGGCAAAGCCACAAGGGAATCCTTATTATAATGGTCTAAAATTCCACAGGGTAATTCCAGACTTTATGATTCAAGGAGGATGTCCTCAAGGAACAGGAACTGGAAGTCCAGGATATAAATTTGACGATGAATTCCACCCAGACTTGAAGCACGATGGTCCTGGTGTATTGTCTATGGCCAATGCCGGTCCTGGAACCAATGGTAGCCAGTTTTTCATTACGCATGTAGAGACGCCTTGGTTGGACAATATGCATACCGTATTTGGAAAAGTGGTAGAAGGCCAGGATGTGGTTGATGCTATTGCTCAAGGTGACGTTATGGATGCGGTTGAAATTATCCGTGTAGGTGCAGCTGCTGAAAACTTTAATGCTATTGAAGCTTTTAGAACTTTTGAAGGTGCTCGTGAAGAGCGTATTGCTGCCGAGCGCGAAGCCAAGAGAGCTGAGTTGGATAAATTGGCTGCGGGGTTTGAAGAAACTGCTAGCGGTTTGCGTTACCAAATCATTCAAAAAGGAGCTGGTAAAAAAGCCGAAAAAGGAAAAACTGTTGCCGTACACTATAAAGGTCAATTGGCCGATGGGACTGTATTCGATTCTTCCTATAAGCGCAACCAACCTTTGGAATTTACCGTTGGTGTTGGTCAGGTGATTGCTGGATGGGACGAAGGTATTGGTCTGTTGCAAGTAGGTGACAAAGCACGTTTTGTAATCCCTAGTGATTTAGGGTATGGAAGTCGTGGTGCTGGAGGTGTGATTCCTGGTGACGCTACTTTGGTATTCGACGTAGAATTGATGGATGTAAAGTAATCCAGCCTTATATAAAATGGAAAGCACCTCATTGAGGTGCTTTTTTTATTGGAATATTATGGGGGTGTCCATTCGTGGAATGGCCATTATTTTAAAGGGTTGGGTCATGACGGTGGTAGCTATTCCTTCCGGCGCTTTGGTATTTACGGTAATGGTGCGCTGGGTTTTGGAAGTTTCTAATGCCATATCTATATGGTACCCTCCTGTGGTCTTCACATTTTCAAATACTGCAATGACTTGATGGGTTTTAAAATCAATGTCCTTAGGTGTGAATTGCTCCGATACGGGATTTACACGATCCATTTGCTTTTTTAAAGCATGCCATTCTGCTTCGGTATCAATAATGATCTGTTGCTTGGGAATGCCTTCGTCTCCATTTCCATAGAGGCTACCTTCCCCAATTGTAAAAGGTTCCATGTTCTGGGTTGTTTTATTTGGTTTTGCACCACAGTTCACTAAGGTAAACACGATGGTACATATTAGGAAGCATATATTTTTCATGGTATTATAATCTAGTGGTTGTTTCTCCAGCCAAAATTTCGAATGGCAATTGGTTTTGACTTGGTGGTAGTAAGCAAGTGGTAAAGGCACAATAGGCGCAAGGCGGATTGTATAATCTATTGAAATCTATGGTAACCGGTCCATTGGTACTCGGTATTTCCAAGACATAGTAGCGTCCGCCACCATAAGTGGTATTACCGGAAGTGGCATCGCCTAACATGATAAAACCATCGGCTTCGGTGTCGAGTTTGTATTCTTTACCTTTAAATTCAAAACTTACAAAACCGGCAAAATCTGTGGCATGCATATAGCCTAATTTGGATGCTACATCTTTAGTTTGGGTTTGGTCGTAATAGGTAAATTGCCCTTCTAGGATAAAATTTGGATTTAAAGGGAAGGTTTCAAATCCTTTAAAAGCGTCTATGGCCGTATTCTTTGCATCCCAAACCCTAATATAGCGGTTATCCCCTCGGGTAATAATTTGCCATTTCATATGCTGTTGATGTAGCATTTGTGAGCTTCCGTAGCTATCAAAAACCATGGGGAGTCTAGCTGATATGGTATCGGCTTCTACCGTAATAATTTTGTTTTCAGCTGGAGTGAATACAAGGCTATCGCCTTGTTGGGTATAATTGCCAAAGATGGTTTGCAGGTCTTCCTTTTTTGTGGAAGGTTGATTGCTTGCATTCAGTCCAAAAACAGTACTACTGTCGGCAAGTTTTAACAAGCCGGATAATTGTAGATAATTGTCCTTTCTTACCTCATTTTTAGACTTCCAAAACGCTTCAATGTCATCTTTATATGTTTGATCAATTTTCTTTTCTGAGGAAGCATTTCCGCAGGACATTAAAGCTATACATAAAAGGAAGAGAAGGATTCGCATGAATTGAGATTTTAGATTTGAAAGTTATGAAATTTAAAGATACTCACTTTTGGGAAATTGGAAGGTTCACACAATTCATCCTTAAAAACTAACAGCTCAGAGGGTTTGAATTTTAAGAGGGCCATCAGGAGATGATATTTGTACTCATAAACGAACCTATCATGAAATCACTTCTCTATTTATTGGTAATGCTAACCGTGGGCAACACATTTTCGCAGCAATTAATTTCAGGTACTGTTGTAGACTCTAAAGGGCTGCCTGTTGTAGGGGCCAACATTTATATTGATGGCACTTATGATGGTGCTACCAGTAATGAGGAGGGCCATTTTGAGTTCGAAACCCTTGAAGAAGGGCAGGTGCATTTGATAGTCTCCTATGTCTCATATGAAACCCATGATGTCACCAAAGCCGTTACAGACTTGCAAAACCTGAAAGTGGTATTGCGAGACGCCGTAAATGCTTTGGATGCCGTGGTGATTTCGGCGGGGACTTTTGAGGCCGGTGATAATTCCAAGGTGTCAGTTTTAAAACCTTTGGATGTGGTAACTACGGCGAGCGCCTTGGGCGATTTTGTAGGAGCGCTGCAAACCTTACCAGGAACCTCCACGGTGGCTGAAGATGGACGTTTGTTTGTAAGAGGTGGGAGTGCTGATGAAACTCAAATTTTTATTGATGGCATTAGAGTGTTTACACCCTATACCCCCAGTACCAACAATACGCCTTCTCGAGGGCGTTATTCCCCCTTTTTGTTTGATGGCATTACGTTTTCTACAGGCGGTTATTCTGCGGAATATGGTCAAGCTTTGTCCAGTGTTTTGTTACTAAACACTATTGATGAACCCGATCAAGAAAAAACGGATATTGGTTTGATGACGGTTGGAGGTACCTTAGGCCACACTGAAAAATGGAAACGTCGATCCCTAAGTGTGAACGCCAGTTATATCAACTTGGCTCCCTATACGGCAATTTTTCCCGATAGAAATGATTGGGACATTCCTTTTAGGGGAGGACAGGGAGAGGCAGTTTTTAGACAAAAGTTTGATAGTGGTCTGTTGAAATTTTACACCGCCTTTGATGCCGGTAGTTTTGCTTTGACCCAAGAGGATATCAATTTTGAGGAAGGGTTGTATGTACATTTAAAAAATAGAAATTGGTATACCAATCTGTCTTATCAAGGAACTTTGGGAAACGGATGGTCTGTACATTCGGGGATGAGCTATACCTTGGGTAAAAATGAGATTGAGCTTATGGAAAGCAAAATTGACAATCGAGAGCAATCGGCACATTTTAAGTTGAAACTGAAAAAGCATTTCAGCAATAGATTGAAGTTAAGTTTCGGAGGTGAAACTTTTGTAACGAATTTTGATGAAGACTTTAAGGAAGATGTACTGGCAGTGAGTTATGGATTTAGTAACAGCATTTCGGCAGCCTATACTGAAGCAGACATTATTTTCAGTAAGCAATTGGCTTTAAAGGCCGGACTAAGGGCCGATTATCATCATTTGTTCCAAAGTATGGAAGTAGCGCCCAGAATGTCCTTGGCTTTTAAAACCTCAAAGAATGGGCAGCTTTCTTTGGCATATGGGCAATTCTATCAAACGCCTTCCAACGATTATTTAAAGTTTAATCAGACTTTGGAGGCTGCACATACGTCCCATTATATTTTAAACTATCAGTATGTAAAGGATGGCAAGATTTTTAGAGCCGAAGCTTATAGAAAGGATTATAACGATTTACTGACCTATGATGGCCAACAGCCCACTTTTGATAGTGATTTTGGAACCGATGGTGATGGCTATGCCCAAGGGGTGGATGTATTTTGGCGTGATAACAGAAGCCTCAAAAATATGGATTATTGGTTGAGCTATTCTTATTTGGACACCAAGCGAAACTATTTGAATTTTCCAGAGGCAGCCACACCTAATTATGCCAATGCCCATAACCTTTCTGTAGTAGGGAAATATTGGATTGAGGCTTGGAAAAGTCAGTTGGGATTGAGTTATACCTTCGCTTCAGGAAGACCTTACGACAATCCAAACCAAACTGAGTTCATGGCCGCTCGAACCAAAACTTACAACAGTTTAAGTGTGAATTGGGCCTATTTAATAAGCCCGCAAAAAATCTTGTATCTATCCGTGAACAATGTTTTGGGCGTTAAAAATGTGAACGGCTACCAATACGCCAATACCCCGGATGTAAATGGACAGTATCATAGACGAGCTTTGTTGCCTGGAGCAGATCAGTTTTTCTTCATTGGATTTTTCTGGACCATTAGCGACGATGGTAAATCCAACCAATTGGATAACCTATAATTCAAGGCGAAGTCTTAACTCAAGTTTCGTAATATCTTTTTTAAACTGGAAATTATCAGCCCATTGGAGCTCTTTCCAAAGGCTAGTGAATTATCATTTTCTTCTACAGTCAAGTTGCCCTGTACTGTTTTTGAATATATTTTTTGCTGTAAGTTGAGGTCGTAAATCTCTAAAGTCACCAATCCAGAATTGAGTTTCTCGCTGTAGTTTTTTCCTATTTGTAGACCGCCCATGTCGTTGCTCAAGCGTTTGGCGCGTACGGTTATAAAGAAATCGAAACCCGTTCCATTTTTGATATCCAAGAGGGTGGATTTACTCAATGTTTCTGGAAGTTCTTTGGGCAGCATTAATTGTTTTGTTTCATAAACGGTTGAGAAGCGATTGCCAAGTAAGCTGGAAAATTCATTTACGGTGATGTCGGTCAAGCTGCTCACTAGGCTGGAAGGGGCTTCAATTTTGTTGAGAAGCCATTTGCCATCCTCGAAATTTAAAGTACCATGAGTATCCCCATAGCTGGTGTATTTTGGAGCATGGCAGGCGTGAAATAATGCTATGAAGCATAGTAGGGTGATAAGTCGGTTCATAGGTTTGGTTGGTTAAGGGCGAAAGTTGAAAGGTTAGATCTTAAAGTTCTAAAATGATGTTTTGAATTTGTTTGTTATGAGAAATGAGCTGAAAGTCGATGGCATCAAAATTTGATAAGGTTGTCATTTCCTGATCCAAAACGTTTTTTATTTCAGAGCTTCTTGTTTGTAAATAGGTACTCGATGTGTATTCGGAATCTTCAAAGGGAAACAATTTCACTATTAGGGTGTGGTTGCTGGAAGAACCTCCTAAAATACTGGTTGAAATTTTCGATTGGTAGCTAAAGTTGACCAAGCTATCTTTTCCTGTTATTTTAGACATCACCTCTTTATTGGAGTTTATCTTGATGGCTTCTCCTAAATCGGCTGTTTTCGGTTGTGTTTTGGTAACCAAAAGGTTGCAGCTAACAAGTTGACAAAAAACAGAAAATAGAAACAGCGATTTTATAAAGTTCATGCAGTTGAAAGTGGTGGTTATGACTTTTCAAATCTAATAAAGTTTTTCTATTTGGAGAACAGTACTGGTAAAAATAGAGATTACAATTCAGCTTTTAAAAGTTACAGTTCGGTAAGCTTCTTTTTAAAAGATCCCCAAAGGGTAGGATATTTGTTTCAACATTAAAACTTAGCATTATGAAACATTTTATCTACATCATTTTGTTGCTTTTGGGAAGTCTCACCCAAGCACAATCTAATTTTGAAAAAGGCATGCAGAAAGCCTTTAATTTATGGGAAGCCAATAATTGGACTGAAGCCGAAAACCTGTTTGAGCGCATAGCCAATGCCGAACCGGACCAATGGTTGCCCCATTATTATATCGCCCAGATGAACAGCTTGAAAAGTTGGGAGGAAAAGGATGCCGCTGTATTAAAGGCGCAATTGGACAAGGCTCAAGAGCACTTGAATACAGCCAAGAGTATCAGTAAAGACAATCCAGAGATTTTAGTGCTTCAGGCTCATGTATTAACCAATTGGATCGTGTTTGATGGGATGTCTTATGGCATGAAATACTCAGCAAAAATTAGTGAATTGTATGCCAAAGCCAAGCAATTGGCACCCAACAATCCTAGGGCGGTTTATGGAAAGGCAGATTGGGAGATAGGCAGTGCCAAATATTTTGGGCAGGACACCTCACCATTTTGTAAGGACTTAAACCATGCCTTGGAACTTTTTGCTACCTTTAAGCCTGAGACACCTTTTCATCCCACTTGGGGGCAGCAAAGGGTTGAACAATTGTTGGCAGAATCCTGTCAGGAAAAACACTAGCATAAGATCATGAACAAGTCAATGAAATCAGTTTTTATCGCCTTTGGTATTGGCTGTGCCGTATTTATTTTTGGCAATTTGCTTTACGGCGGTTTTACCAACAAAAGTGGCACCGATTATGTCATTGACTTTGTGTTTTACCAATTGTACGCCTTTGTATTGGGCTACTCCAATATGTATTATTTTCAATATTTGGAGCGTTTTCAATGGAAGCATTATCTCAAGCGTATTGTAGTAGGTGTATTGGGAGCCACCATCATCACCTTAATTGGTTTGTTTGTGTTAAGAGCCTTGACGGCCATGGTATTCAATGGACATTCCTTTGGAAGTTTTTTGGAACAGGAGACAACTGAGGCCTATAAGTTTGGACTTTGGATCACCTTGACCATTGTGGCTATTTTCCATGTAATCTTTTTCTACAATAGATATCAAAAGAATAAAATCAAGGAACAGCAGGTCATTGCCGGAACGGCCAGTGCCAAGTTCGATGCGCTTAAAAACCAGTTGGATCCCCATTTTTTGTTCAATAGTTTGAATGTACTCACTAGTTTGATTGAAGAAAACCCAGAGAGTGCCCAACAGTTTACGACCTCGTTATCCAAAGTGTATCGTTATGTACTGGAACAAAAAAACAAAGATTTGGTAACCGTTGACGAAGAGTTGGATTTTGCCAAGACCTATATGACCTTATTGAAAATGCGCTTTGAAGACAGTATTGTGTTTGATATTCCGGAAAGGGCTTCCAATCCAGACTATAAAGTAGTGCCATTGTCTTTGCAATTATTGTTGGAAAATGCTGTGAAGCACAATATGGTCACCAGTTCAAAACCACTTTATATAACTATCTATGAGCGTGAAGGAGCGCTTGTCGTGGAAAATAATTTACAGCCCAAACAAATAGTTAAGCGTGGTAGCGGTGTAGGGCTTGAAAACATAAAACAACGCTACGAATTGCTTACCAATAAAACCGTTAGTATTCACCAACAGCAGGGAAAGTTCTCAGTGGCCATCCCCATGCTGTCCAAAAAAATATCCGTTATGAGACCATCATTACAACCCGCTTCGCAATTTGACGATAGCTATTTGCGAGCTAGAAAACATGTAGATAACCTAAAGGGATTTTATTATAGTTTAATCTCTTACCTACTCGTGATTCCGTTTTTAGTTTTTATTAATTACAAGACCTATTGGGGTTTTCATTGGTTTTGGTTCCCGCTTTTGGGGTGGGGCATGGGCCTTATTTTTCAAGCATACAATGTCTTTGTTAACGACGGCATTTTGGGACAAAGTTGGGAAAAACGCAAGATTGAGCAGTTTATGAAAGAAGAGGAGAATCAACAAAAATGGAGTTAATCATGGAACCATATCAAACCAAAGATACCTATCCGTCACGTTTGGAAGATAGTTATATTTATAAAGAGGAAGCTTATTTGAGAGCTAAGAAAAAGGTTGAAAAACTGGTTGGCTTTTATTGGCATTTGGCGTCGTATGTGATTGTCAATTTATTTATCATCATTACTATTGCTGTGGCCAACCATGGTAATATCTGGAATTTTGGCACTTTTGCCACCGCCATTTTTTGGGGTGTGGGGCTAGGGTTTCATGCTTTGGGAGTGTTTGGTCCTGATCTCTTATTTGGGAAGCATTGGGAAGAACGTAAAATAAAAGAGTTTATGGAAAAAGATCAACAGAAATGGCAATGAACGTATTGATTATTGAGGATGAAAAACCTTCAGCAAGACGATTGCAACGCATGTTGGACAACATAGGGGTGAAGGCAGATACTCTGTTGCATTCGGTGGAAGAGAGCATTACGTGGTTCCAGTCCAATCCCCATCCGGATTTGATTTTTTTGGATATTCAGTTAAGCGATGGCTTGTCGTTTGAAATATTTGAAGCCGTGACCATTACTTCTCCTGTTATTTTTACAACGGCCTACGATGCATATGCCTTACAGGCTTTTAAGCTGAACAGTATTGATTACCTCTTAAAACCTATCGATACCGCAGAACTAAAAATAG
Coding sequences within it:
- the tatC gene encoding twin-arginine translocase subunit TatC, producing the protein MTKKNVNEMSFLDHLEDLRWHLIRATLAILLGGVVAFLMSDFIFDTIIFGPKKMSFPTYKYLCQISQFIGIDTTFCAEELPFRIQNRTMGGQFSAHIWTSIYAGLIIAFPYVVYQLWHFISPGLHPSERKHSRGFIVITSLLFFLGVLFGYYVVTPLSINFLGTYNVSTEISNEIDISSYVALVRSSSLASGFVFELPIIIYFLTKVGLVTPQFLKKYRKFALVLVLILSAIITPPDIASQVIVAIPILLLYQVSIYISAIVIKKQKRQTK
- a CDS encoding SIS domain-containing protein, whose amino-acid sequence is MNIKSDILKTAKRTIDLERDAIDNLGKLLNDDFADAVSLIYNSKGRVIITGIGKSAIIANKIVATLNSTGTPAVFMHAADAIHGDLGLILEDDIVICISKSGNTPEIKVLVPLIKNAKNKMIAITGNESSFLGQQADYILNAYVEHEACPNNLAPTTSTTAQLVIGDALAICLLELREFTSKDFAKYHPGGALGKRLYLRVSDLSSLNQKPQVTPDTNVKEVIIEISEKMLGVTAVVEDDQIIGIITDGDLRRMLSKNDSFIHLTAKDIMSHNPKHIKANAMAVDAMELMEANGISQLLVEEHGKYAGVVHLHDLIKEGII
- a CDS encoding ATP-dependent DNA helicase RecQ → MSIKEIDLHSALKQYFGFSKFKGLQEPVIQSIVDGHNTFVIMPTGGGKSLCYQLPALIKEGTAIIVSPLIALMKNQVDAIRGISDNEGIAHVLNSSLNKTEVRRVKSDISSGITKLLYVAPESLTKEDNVEFLRSVPISFMAVDEAHCISEWGHDFRPEYRNLRHIIKRIGENIPIIGLTATATPKVQEDILKSLDITDANLFKASFNRPNLYYEVRPKTKQVDADIIRFIKQNEGKSGIVYCLSRKRVEELAQVLQVNGIKAVPYHAGLDPKTRVKHQDMFLMEDVDVVVATIAFGMGIDKPDVRFVIHHDMPKSIESYYQETGRAGRDGGEGHCLAFYAYKDIEKLEKFMAGKPVAEQEIGHALLQEVVAFAESSVSRRKFILHYFGEEFDNATGEGGDMDDNVRHPKKQHEAQDDVVTILETVQKTNEKYKAKDLVQVLLGRSNALIASHKTDEQPFFGIGSHHDKRYWMALIRQLLVAGYLKKDIETYGVMRLSKEGKAYLKDPISFMMTEDHVFDETTDDSIVTTAKSSAAVADANLMGMLKDLRKRNAKKLGVPPFVIFQDPSLEDMALKYPMTIEELSYVHGVGEGKAKKYGKDFIELIARYVEENDIIRPDDMVVKSTGTNSALKLFIIQNVDRKLPLDDIAASKGMNMGEFIKEMEAIVYSGTKLNIDYWIDEILDEDQQEEIHEYFMDSETDKISDAIEEFDGDYDDEELRLYRIKFISEVAN
- a CDS encoding peptidylprolyl isomerase, coding for MQDGLYAKFNTSKGDILVALEFEKVPGTVGNFVALAEGNLENSAKPQGNPYYNGLKFHRVIPDFMIQGGCPQGTGTGSPGYKFDDEFHPDLKHDGPGVLSMANAGPGTNGSQFFITHVETPWLDNMHTVFGKVVEGQDVVDAIAQGDVMDAVEIIRVGAAAENFNAIEAFRTFEGAREERIAAEREAKRAELDKLAAGFEETASGLRYQIIQKGAGKKAEKGKTVAVHYKGQLADGTVFDSSYKRNQPLEFTVGVGQVIAGWDEGIGLLQVGDKARFVIPSDLGYGSRGAGGVIPGDATLVFDVELMDVK
- a CDS encoding protease complex subunit PrcB family protein: MEPFTIGEGSLYGNGDEGIPKQQIIIDTEAEWHALKKQMDRVNPVSEQFTPKDIDFKTHQVIAVFENVKTTGGYHIDMALETSKTQRTITVNTKAPEGIATTVMTQPFKIMAIPRMDTPIIFQ
- a CDS encoding DUF1684 domain-containing protein, coding for MRILLFLLCIALMSCGNASSEKKIDQTYKDDIEAFWKSKNEVRKDNYLQLSGLLKLADSSTVFGLNASNQPSTKKEDLQTIFGNYTQQGDSLVFTPAENKIITVEADTISARLPMVFDSYGSSQMLHQQHMKWQIITRGDNRYIRVWDAKNTAIDAFKGFETFPLNPNFILEGQFTYYDQTQTKDVASKLGYMHATDFAGFVSFEFKGKEYKLDTEADGFIMLGDATSGNTTYGGGRYYVLEIPSTNGPVTIDFNRLYNPPCAYCAFTTCLLPPSQNQLPFEILAGETTTRL